From Campylobacter upsaliensis, the proteins below share one genomic window:
- the pglJ gene encoding N-acetylgalactosamine-N,N'-diacetylbacillosaminyl-diphospho-undecaprenol 4-alpha-N-acetylgalactosaminyltransferase — protein MQKLAIFIYSLGSGGAERVVATLTPLLKLHFDVHIILMNKKISYELENVQIHFLENSSPSENPLMKFLKLPFLALKYKKLCKNLGIDTEFVFLNRPNYIALMARLFGSKTRLIINECTTPSVMYAKNNFNSFANKFLIRLLYPKADLILPNSKGNREDLVSHFNIALEKCELLYNAVDLEAIELKAKEEIALKEPFILSVGRLDKGKNHTLLIRAFSKLKTNLKLVILGEGVLREELESLILKLGLEDRVLLLGFDNNPYKYMAKCEFFAFASVFEGFSNVLIEALACGCAVVCTEHQSGALELFGRDEFGLLVEVGSENSMLQGLKTMLENDTLRAAYKKKAKMRALEFDKVKIARVALKYLMGTK, from the coding sequence ATGCAAAAATTAGCGATTTTTATCTATTCCTTAGGTAGTGGCGGGGCTGAAAGGGTTGTGGCGACTTTGACTCCGCTTTTAAAACTACATTTTGATGTGCATATTATTTTAATGAATAAGAAAATTTCTTACGAGCTTGAAAATGTTCAAATTCATTTTTTAGAAAATTCAAGTCCAAGTGAAAATCCTTTGATGAAATTTCTTAAACTGCCCTTTTTAGCTTTAAAATATAAAAAACTTTGTAAAAATTTAGGTATAGATACGGAATTTGTTTTTTTAAATCGTCCTAATTATATCGCTTTAATGGCGCGTTTATTTGGCTCTAAAACGCGTTTAATTATCAATGAATGCACGACACCTAGCGTAATGTATGCGAAAAATAACTTTAATTCTTTTGCAAATAAGTTTTTGATAAGACTTTTATATCCTAAGGCGGATTTGATTTTACCCAATTCTAAGGGAAATAGGGAGGATTTAGTTAGTCATTTTAACATAGCTTTGGAAAAATGCGAATTGCTTTATAATGCTGTGGATTTAGAGGCTATTGAGTTAAAAGCAAAAGAAGAAATTGCTTTAAAAGAGCCCTTTATCTTAAGCGTGGGGAGACTTGATAAGGGGAAAAATCACACTCTTTTAATCCGTGCCTTTTCTAAACTTAAGACAAATTTAAAACTTGTGATTTTGGGTGAGGGCGTTTTAAGGGAGGAGCTTGAAAGCCTTATTTTAAAGCTTGGTTTAGAAGATAGGGTTTTGCTTTTAGGTTTTGATAATAATCCTTACAAATATATGGCAAAATGTGAATTTTTCGCTTTTGCTTCCGTATTTGAGGGTTTTTCTAATGTATTAATTGAAGCTTTAGCTTGTGGCTGTGCTGTGGTTTGTACCGAGCATCAAAGTGGGGCTTTAGAGCTTTTTGGTCGTGATGAATTTGGACTTTTGGTCGAGGTGGGTAGTGAAAATTCTATGTTGCAAGGCTTAAAAACGATGCTAGAAAATGACACATTAAGAGCGGCTTATAAAAAAAAGGCTAAAATGAGAGCTTTAGAATTTGATAAGGTCAAAATCGCAAGAGTGGCTTTAAAATACTTAATGGGGACAAAATGA